A stretch of DNA from Pseudonocardia hierapolitana:
CGCTGGTCAAGGCCCTCTCCGACCCCGACCCGCGCACCGCGCTGGGCGACGAGCGGCTGCACGAGGTGCTCGACCTGTGCCTCATGTGCAAGGCGTGCAAGAGCGAGTGCCCGCTCTCGGTGGACATGGCCACCCTCAAGGCGGAGGCCCTGCACCACAAGCACGAGACGAAGGGCATCCCGCTCCGCTCACGGGTCTTCGCGGGCATCCGAGGCCTCAACCGGCTCGGCGCGGCCAGCGCCCCGCTGGCGAACCTGCCCAACCGCGTCCCGGGGATCCGGAAGCTGATGGCACGGGCGATCGGCATCGCCCCGGAACGCCCCCTCCCGACCTTCGCGGCAGAGACGCTCCTGACGTGGTTCCACTCCCGGCGAGTTCAGGAAAGCCACATTCAGGGCTTTGCCGGCCCGGAAAGTGGCTTTCCTGAACGCCGGAGCCGGGGGCCGCTCACCTTCCTCGGCGACTCCTTCACCTCCTTCACCGAGCCCGCCATCGGGATCGCGGCCATCGAGTTGCTCGAGCTCGCCGGGTGGGACGTGCGGCTGGAGTCGAACGGGTGCTGCGGGCGGGCCGCGTTCTCCAAGGGCATGCTCGACCAGGCCAAGCGCCAGGCGTCCGGGCTCGTGGACGCGCTCGCCGGCACCGAGGGCCCGATCGCCGGCGTGGAGCCGTCCTGCGTGCTGACACTGGGCGACGAGCACCGCGCCCTGCTCGGCGCCGACGACCCCCGCGTCGCCGACGTGGCCGGCCGTGCCCGGCTCGTCGACGAACTGCTGGTCGAGGCCATCGACGACGGCGCCCTGCGGCTGCGCGAGGACGCGTGGCCCGCCGGACAGCGGATCCTCTACCACGGCCACTGCCACCAGAAGGCCGAGGTCGGCACGGCCGCCACGGTGGCGCTGCTCTCCCGGATCCCGGGTGCCGAGGTCGTCGAGGTCGACGCCGGGTGTTGCGGCATGGCCGGCTCGTTCGGGTTCGAGGCCGAGCACTACGAGGTGTCGATGAAGGTGGGCGAGGACCGGCTGTTCCCGGCCGTCCGCGCCGAGCCGGAGGGCACGGTCATCGCCGCGACCGGCGTGTCCTGCCGCCAGCAGATCGCCCACGGAACCACCCGGGAGGCCCACCACCCCGTGGAGCTGATCCGCGCCGCCCTGGCCTGACGTGCGGACGGTCCGTTCGTACCGCTCTATCGGACGAGCGGGCCGTTCGTGCGGCCCGGATCGGCCCGACGCTCGAAGAGCACCTCCGGGTACTGCGCAGACGGGGCGTCGAGGAGCGGGGCGGGCAGCCCCTTCAGGTGCCTGTCGAAGAAGGCGAGCGCGTAGGCGTCGGGGATGACGCGCGCCCGGTGCGGGTCGAGGGCGCCGCTGAGGCCGAGCGGCTTCGCGAGCCACGGCGAGAAGAGCGGGAAGTCGGAGAAGTCGGCGTGGTACATCCCGGGCACCAGCACGATGTAGCCGGCACCGGGCAGCCGGTCGAAGACCGCCCGCATGGTGCGGTGCGTCTCCTCCACGTCCGACTCGCTCCAGCCTTCGCGCCGCATGGTCCCGGCGTCGCGGCTGATCCACATCACCGGCTGGCGCAGGCCCTGCTCCACCACGTCGGCGGGCAGGAACACGTCGATGGGCAGGCAGGCCCGCACGCGGGGCTCGACCTTGCAGGTTTCGCCGGTGACGGCGCCGCCGAGCGACACCCCGAACATGCCCACGCGGTCCAGGTCAAGCCGTCCGGCCAGGACGTCGTCAGAGCGGTCGAGGTCGGTGAGCCGGTCCAGCGTGAACACCGCGTCCTGTGCGAGGAACGGAATGACGCTGTCGATGAAGGCGCGGTCGAGCATTCGGGGATCCATGTCGACCTGCCGCCCGTCCGGGAAGGCCACGCCGGCCGCGGCGTGCGGGTGGTCGATGGCCGCGACCACGTAGCCGTGGGACACGAGCTCCTCGACCTGCGCCGTGTTGTGCTGGCGGTAGCCGCCACGGCCGTGCGAGAAGAGCAGCACGGGGTAGCGGACGTCCCCGCGGGCGACCGGCGCACCGGCGACGGCGTTGGTCCTCACCTGATCGAGGTACTCAAAGGTGGAGCCCGGCAACCGCATCAGGCGGGCCAACGGCGCGAGCGCGTGACCGTCGGCCACATACGGCGCTCGCGGTGCCGACGGGTCGTCCTCAGCCGGGTACCAGACCTGCACGACGAGCTCGCGCCGGTCGTCCGGATCGGTGGTGAAGACGTCCGGTCGGGCGGCGTCCACCCAGTGGTAGGTCTGCGTGCCGACCGCGAACGGGCCGGTCGGGTGCGGGAACCGGAACACCGGCACCGCCAGCGGTAGGGCGATGGCCACGACCAGTGCCAGGACGCCCAGACCCACGGCCACGCCGGTGCCGGCCCGACCGCCCCGCACCCGGGTCTGCGCGGGCAAGGCCAGTGCGAGCAGCCCGCTCAGCACGTACGCCGGGATCATCTGCCAGCGCGCTCCTTCGACCAGCACCTGCGCGGCGAGCACCGGGAGCGGCAGGAGCGCGAGGGCACGGACGTGGCGCGCCCGGCCCGGCAGCCGCGCAACCAGGACGAGGAACGCGGGTACGACGGCGGCGAGCAGACAGGCTTCGAGCGGGCGCATCGGGCAGGGCTCCTTCTGGTTGACTACCGACAGCGCGTGAGACTTGAGACATCGTATCCCAAGTTTGGAGACTGCAGTGCCGACCGCTCCCGAACCCACGGGCCTCTCCCGCCGGCGGCGCCGGTTGTCCGACCGCGAGACCGAACGGCGCATGCTCGACACCGCGGTGGGCATGGTGAATGCGGCCGGTCTGACCGTGAGCCTCGAGCACATCAGCCTCGAGGAGGTGATCCGGGACGCCGGGGTCGCGCGCAGCGCCGTGTACCGCCGCTGGCCCTACAAGGACCTGTTCTTCAGCGACCTGCTCCGTGAGCTCGCCCGAGCCGTGGCGCCCGCGTCCGTCGCCGGCCGGGAGACCGGGCATGCCGTCCTCGCCAGGGTCGCGGCCGAGCGGCTCGACCGGCTCGAGACGCCGGAGGGACGTCGCTCGATGCTGCTCGAGCTGATCCGGCGCGAACAGGACTTCGCCGTCGTCCACCGGTCCGCGGAATGGCGGACCTACCTCGCCCTCCACGCCACGTTCCTCAGCCTGCCGGACGGGGACCTCCGCGCGGACGTGCAGGCGGCGTTGACCGCGTCCGAGCGGGGCTTCACCACCCGGATCGCCGCGGCGTGGCAGGAGTGGGCCGAGCTGTTCGGCTTCCGGCTGCGCCCCGCGCTCGGCACCGGCTTCGAGGCCCTCGCGAGCCTGGTCAGCGCGCATTTCCGGGGAATGGTGCTGATGTCACCCACGAGCCCCGACATCGTCGAGGCGCACATCGAGGCCGACCCCTTCGGCACCGGGGAGACGGCGCGCTGGCCGGTGCGTGCCGTCGCACTGGCCGGCATCGCGCTCACCTTCCTCGAGCCCGACCCCGACATCACCTGGACCGAGGCGCGGGTGGCCGCCGCCCGGGACCGGGTGGGCGCGATGGCACGCTCCCACGACTGATCGCCCCGCTTGCACCCACGAACCGGTGTGCTCCGACGCCCACCTAGCCGAAGCGAGACGAGGAGCACGGACGGCGGATCAGAGAACCGCTTCGACCTCGCCCACCGGCTCGCCGTGGCCCAGCACCGCGACCTTGCCGACGTCGCCCAGGCCGACGACGCCGAGCGACTCGAGGGCCGCCGTGACCACCGGGGGCAGCGGGCGCGGTGAGCCGTCCGCGATCTTCACGGCGAGCGCGCCGCCGTCGGGGAGGGCCGCCGCGAACACGCCTTCCGCGCCGTCCTTCGCGATCAGCTCGGGCGCGCTCTCGATCAGGCGCGTCGGGAACCGCCCGGTGCCGCCCAACCACCACGGATGGGCGCGCACCGCGGTGGCGACCCGGTGCTCGGGCGTTCCGGCAGGGGCGGTGGCGATGCGCGCGAAGGCGCGGGCGAGGCCGGTGGGCGTGCAGGAGAAGAGCGGGGCGCCGCAACCGTCGACGGTGACGTGCGCCGGGCCGTCGCCGGTCAGCTCGGCCACCGTCTCCCGTATCACTCGCTGCAGGGGGTGGGTCGGTTCGAGGTACGTCTCCCGGTCCCAGCCGGCCGCCACGCAGGTGGCGAGCATCGCGGCGTGCTTGCCGGAGCAGTTCTGGGTGAGCCGCGCGGGCTTGTTCCCGGCGACCACCCACGCGGTCGCGGCCTCGGCGTCGAGCGGGAGGGCCGGGGTGTTCTTCAGGTCCGCCTCGTCGAGGCCGGCCCCGGCGAGGATGCGGCGCACGCCGGCCAGGTGGTCCGGTTCGCCGGAGTGGCTGGCGCAGGCGAGGGCGAGCAGCTCGCCGTCGAGACCGAGCCCGCTTCGCAGCATCGCGACCGCCTGCACGAGCTTGAGCGAGGACCGAGGGAAGAAGGTGCGGCCGGGTTCACCGCGCCGCAGCAGCACCGATCCGTCCGGCGCCAGCACGACCAGGTGCCCCCGGTGCACGGACTCCACCACCCCGCCGCGCACGACGTGCGCGACGACCTCCGCCCCGTCCTCGACCACACGAGCACGGTATGCGCCACCCCGTCCAGCGGCCGCGCGGCCCGATGGTCGTTCCGAGCAGCGCCCCAGAGCTCAGGCTCCAGCACTCGTGCGTTGTTCCGTTCGTCTCGGCGTGCTGGTCCGTACGCCGCCCGCAGTACGGCAGGGCACTCCCGCCGACGGACGTGGCGCGGCCGCCGGCTGGCTACCGTCACGAGCATGCGAACCGAGCGGCGTCCGAACTGGTGGGCCGGGGTGCTGCCCACCGTCGTGCTCCCGATCGCCGTCGCCGTGTTCACCGTCGTCGGCACCGGGTTCGCGCAGCGGTTCGGCACCGGGCCCCGCCTGCTCGACCCGCTGGGCGGGATCCTGCTGCTCGCCGGGCCTGCGGCGCTCGTCGCACGCCGGTGGAACCCGCCCGTGGTGTTCGCCGGAATCGCCGCTGCGCTGCTGATCTACCTCGCCGCCGGCTACCCGTTCGGGCCGGTGCCCCTCGCGGCGTTCGTGGCGCTCGGGACCACGGTAGGGCAAGGGCACCGGCGCGCCGGCTACGCGCTCGCCGCCGTGACGTTCGCCGGCGTCCTGGTGGTACACGTGCTGCGCAACCCGGGCACCGGGTTCCCGCTCGCCGGAGCGTCGGCGTGGCTCGCGTGGATCGCCGCGATCATCGCGGGCGCGGAGCTGTGGCGGGCCCGGCGCGAGCGGCGCGAGCAGGCGAAGGCCGCGGCGGCCGAGGCCGAGCGCCGCCGCGGGAGCGAGGAGCGGCTGCGCATCGCGCGTGACCTGCACGACGTGCTCGGCCACCACATCTCGCTCATCAACGTGCAGGCCGGGGTGGCGCTCTACCTGATGGACGACGACCCGGAGCAGGCTCGGTCGGCGCTCACCGCGATCAAGCAGTCGAGCCGGGAACTCCTGCGCGAGATGCGCTCGACCCTCGGTGTGCTGCGCGGCGTGGACGAGGAGCCGCCGCACCAGCCGGTGGCCGGGCTCGCCCGGCTGGACGAGCTCGTGCAGGCCACCCGCGCGGCCGGGCTGCCGGTCACCGTCGAGATCGGCGGCGAGCCCCGGGAGCTGCCGCCGAGCGTCGACACGGCGGCGTACCGGATCATCCAGGAGGCACTGACCAACACCCGCAAGCACGCGGGGCCCGCGCGGGCGTCGGTGCTGCTCACCTACACCGAGGACGGGATCACCGTGCGGATCGACGACGACGGCACCGGCCCGGCGGGGAGCTCCGACGGCGGCGACGGCCTCCCCGGAATGCGTGAGCGCGCCGCCGCCCTCGGTGGCACGCTCACGGCGGGCCCGCGCCCGGGCGGCGGGTTCCGGGTGGACGCGCACCTGCTCACGACGGGAGGCAACCGGTGATCGGTGTGCTGCTGGTGGACGATCAGGCGCTGGTGCGGGCCGGGTTCCGCGCACTGCTGCAGGCCCAGCGGGACATCGAGGTGGTCGGCGAGGCCGAGGACGGCGCGGCCGCCGTCACGATGGCCCGCGACACCAAGCCCGACGTCGTGCTGATGGACATCCGCATGCCGGGCCGCAACGGCCTCGACGCCACCAAGGACATCGTGGCCGACCCGCGCCTGTCGGGCGTGAAGGTCATCGTGCTCACGACGTTCGCCGAGGACGCCTACGTCTTCGACGCCATCCGCAACGGCGCGAGCGGCTTCCTCGTGAAGGACATCGAGCCGGTCGAGCTCGTGCACGCGATCCGCGTGGTGCACGGCGGCGACGCCCTGCTCTCCCCCGTGGTCACCCGGCGGCTGATCGAGGAGTTCGCGGCCCGGGCCAAACCTCCTCAGCCGGCCAAGCAGATCGCCGCGCTGCTCGACCAGCTCACCGAGCGCGAGCGCGAGGTGGTGGCGCTGGTGGCGGCCGGCCTGTCGAACGACGAGATCGCCGAGCGGCTCGTGGTGAGCCCCGCGACGGCGAAGACGCACGTCAGCCGAGCCATGATCAAGCTGGCCGCGCGCGACCGCGCGCAGGTGGTGGTGCTCGCGTACGAGAGCGGTCTCGTGCGCCCCGGCTGGACCGGCTAGCGCTACAGCGGGGACCCCGTGATGTTCCCCATGGCTGCCCGATGTGTTGACCGAGGGCGGATGGTCGCTTGTCGATCTTCGATCGCGACCATCCGCCCTTGATCGCCGCTGGTGCCCGCCCGTCTCGCTGCTGGCCGGCCCGGGGGCGGTCGCGCCCGTTCCCCTGCCGGCAAGTGCTGCGGCTGTCGATCGTGAAGTCCGTGCTTCCCGCGTGGGCCGTCGGCGTCGTGATCGCCGGCCTGCGATTGGCAGGTCGGGGCGAGAACGGGCGGATTCGACCCGGTTTGCGCCGAACCGCTGATCACGGGCGCGGCGACCGGCCGCGCCGCACCATGATCACGAGGGTCGTGCCGGGCTTCCGGCTCCCCAGTAGAACGGCCCGGTCGTCGTAGGCCGTACCCGAACCCGCCACCCGAGTCGGGCCAGCCGTTCCTCGAGCTCGTCCGCCCGGTGGGGCACCTTGACGGCCCGGTGCGCGGACCCGTCGTTCAGGCGACGGAGGATCGTCGAGGACGCCTCGCCCTCGACGAGCTCGTCGGGGGTGCGGTACGCGTCGTCGACGAAGAACACCCGGCCACCCGGTTTCAGGCAGTCCGCGACGAGCGACCAGAACGACTCGAACCGCTCCAGCGGCACGTGCGAGAGCCAGAACCCGAAGAAGACCACGTCGTACCGGCGATCCGGTTCCCAGTCGAAGATGTTCGCCTCGACGAACCGCACTCGTTCGCTCCCGATCCGGGCCGAGGCGATCCCGAGCATCTCGGGTGACGCGTCCACGGCGGTGACGTCCCTGGCGTGCCGGAGGAGCTGACCGGTCCAGATGCCCGGGCCGCAGGCGAGTTCGAGAACGCTGCCGCTCGGCCGGAACGCGTCGAGCGCCGCGGCCAGCTCCTCGCCGCCGTCGAACGGCAGGGCGTGCTGCTCGTACTCCGGGGCGACAGCGCGGTAGTAGCCGACCTGTTCGGCCAGGAGTTGGTCGAGGTCACCGGAGGAGCCACTGGCGCCCATGGTCGCGATCATCGCGGCGGCACCCGCGGGCCCGCAACCATCGGCCGTCGCCGGGTGACCTGAACCGGTTGACGCCCGGGTCCCCGCGCTAGATCGTGTGCGCAGCACACGAGGAGGTGGCGCGGTGGAGCCGGATCCGACATCGCTGTCGAAAGTCGCTGCTGCGGAGACGGGGTCCCGCCCCGACCAGCTGCGACGGGTCGCGCTCGCGAGCGCGGTGGGCACGACGATCGAGTGGTACGACTACTTCATCTACTCCACCGCGGCCGCGCTGGTGTTCGGCTCGCAGTTCTTCTCCACGCTGGAACCGGCGTCCGCCACGCTCGCCGCGTTCGCGACGCTGGGCGTCGGCTTCCTCGCCCGACCGGTCGGCGGCATCATCTGGGGTCACTTCGGCGACCGGGTCGGCCGCAAGGCGATGCTCATCGCGTCGCTGCTGCTCATGGGCTTCGCCACGGTCGGGGTGGGCCTGTTGCCCACCTACGACCAGATCGGCCTGCTCGCGCCGGTGCTGCTGCTCGTGCTGCGGCTCCTGCAGGGCCTGTCCGCGGGCGGCGAGTGGGGCGGGGCCGCGCTCATGGCCGTCGAGCACGCCCCTGAAGGCCAGCGGGGCAAGTACGGCTCGTACTCCCAGATCGGGGTGCCGGCCGGGCTGATCCTCGCGCAGCTGGTGTTCGTCGCCCTCGGGCCGCTCGACGACGAGCAGTTCGCGAGCTGGGGCTGGCGGCTGCCGTTCCTGTTCAGCATCGTGCTCGTCGGCGTCGGGCTGTTCATCCGGCTGCGCATCGAGGAGAGCCCGGTGTTCACGGCGCTGCGCGCGGAGAACGTCCGGGCCCGGGTGCCGATGATCGACGTGCTGCGCGAGCGGCCCCGCGAGCTGCTGGTGGCGTCGGCCAGCTTCATCGCCAACACCGCGATCGGCTACGTCTTCCTCGCCTACCTGCTCTCCTACGGCACGTCCGTGTTGAAGGTCGACCGCACGACGATGCTCCTGGTCGTGATCATCGGCAGCGTCTCGTGGCTGGTCAGCATCGTGGTCTCGGCACAGTGGTCGGACCGGGTGGGGCGCAAGCCGGTGTACCTCGTCGGCTCGGTGCTGCTCGTCGTGTGGCCGGTGCCGTTCTTCCTGCTGATCGACACCCGGTCGACGGCGCTGATGATCCTCGCCGTGATCGTCCTGACGATCGGGCTCGGCGCCTCGTACGGCCCGCAGTCGGCGCTCTTCGCCGAGATGTTCGATGCGCGCTACCGCTACAGCGGTGCCTCGTTCTCCTACGCGGTGGGCGCGGTGCTCGGCGGCGGGTTCGCGCCGCTGATCGCCACCGCGCTCCAGACCTCGACGGGGACGTCGCTGTCGGTGTCGGCCTACATGGTGGTCGTCGCGGTGATCAGCCTGGTCGCGGTCATCGGCATTCGGGAGACCCGACGGGTGTGACGGTCTTCCGCGCCCGCGGTGCGGTGGCCAGCACCGAACCCGCGAGGATGAGCGCGAACGCCACGAGGATCGAGGGCGTGAGCGGCTCGCCGAGCACGAGGACGCCCGCGGTGACCGCGACGGCCGGGTTCACGTACGTGAACACGAGTGCCCGCGACGGCCCCACCTCGCGGATCAGCGCGAAGAACACGAGGAACGCCAGCGCGGTGCACAGGACGGCGAGACCGGCGAGCGCGGCGAGCACGCGGCCGTCGGGCAGGGTCTGCGGCCAGGTCAGTGCAGCAGGCGGGGCGTAGACGAGCGCGGCGCCGCCGAGGCACACGGCCGTCATGGGGAGGCTGGGCACGTCGGACAGCCGACGCGCGGCGATGATCGGCGCGGTCGCGTAGCAGAGCGCGACCAGCAGCACCTCGACGATCGCCCACGGGCTCCCCTCACCCAGCGCGGGCGCCGCGAGCACGGTCACGCCCACGACCCCCACGCCGAGCCCGACCCACCGCGCGGCCCCGAGCCGTTCCGCGTCGCCGGTGAGGCGGCCGATCAGCACCGCGAGGATCGGCGAGGCCGCAATGAGCAGCCCGGTCATCGAGCTGGTGATGTGCCGCTCGGCGTCCGACAGCAGGCCCCACGGAATCATGATCTCGATCGTCGCGAACGCGAGCAGCGGCTTCCAGCGCTCGCGCAGCCACGTCGGCCTGCCGGCGCGCAACGCCAGCGGCAACAGGACGGCGGCCCCGACCGCGGTGCGCACGAACACGAGCACCGGTACGGACACGCCCTCCACGGCCACCTTGATCATCAGGTACGGGATCCCCCAGAGGATGCTCATCGCCGCGAACAGCACCCACCCCCGACCGCTCACCGGCCGCACCTCCGATCGATCCCCAACGGCTACGCGAGCACGTTACGGCCACGAACACCCCGGGCGAAGGCTTCCGCGCCGGTTCGCGGAGCGCGTCGGGTCCGGGGGCCGCCCGGACCGGAGAACACCCGACCCGGTGACGGGCTCACACCACGTGCGACCGTCGCGCCGGCGGAGATCGACGTCGACGAGGACGACCGCGACCAGCGCCGACGGTGACACGTCCCGCTGCCTCGCCCGCC
This window harbors:
- a CDS encoding asparaginase translates to MVEDGAEVVAHVVRGGVVESVHRGHLVVLAPDGSVLLRRGEPGRTFFPRSSLKLVQAVAMLRSGLGLDGELLALACASHSGEPDHLAGVRRILAGAGLDEADLKNTPALPLDAEAATAWVVAGNKPARLTQNCSGKHAAMLATCVAAGWDRETYLEPTHPLQRVIRETVAELTGDGPAHVTVDGCGAPLFSCTPTGLARAFARIATAPAGTPEHRVATAVRAHPWWLGGTGRFPTRLIESAPELIAKDGAEGVFAAALPDGGALAVKIADGSPRPLPPVVTAALESLGVVGLGDVGKVAVLGHGEPVGEVEAVL
- a CDS encoding class I SAM-dependent methyltransferase yields the protein MGASGSSGDLDQLLAEQVGYYRAVAPEYEQHALPFDGGEELAAALDAFRPSGSVLELACGPGIWTGQLLRHARDVTAVDASPEMLGIASARIGSERVRFVEANIFDWEPDRRYDVVFFGFWLSHVPLERFESFWSLVADCLKPGGRVFFVDDAYRTPDELVEGEASSTILRRLNDGSAHRAVKVPHRADELEERLARLGWRVRVRPTTTGPFYWGAGSPARPS
- a CDS encoding DMT family transporter translates to MSGRGWVLFAAMSILWGIPYLMIKVAVEGVSVPVLVFVRTAVGAAVLLPLALRAGRPTWLRERWKPLLAFATIEIMIPWGLLSDAERHITSSMTGLLIAASPILAVLIGRLTGDAERLGAARWVGLGVGVVGVTVLAAPALGEGSPWAIVEVLLVALCYATAPIIAARRLSDVPSLPMTAVCLGGAALVYAPPAALTWPQTLPDGRVLAALAGLAVLCTALAFLVFFALIREVGPSRALVFTYVNPAVAVTAGVLVLGEPLTPSILVAFALILAGSVLATAPRARKTVTPVGSPECR
- a CDS encoding response regulator transcription factor — encoded protein: MIGVLLVDDQALVRAGFRALLQAQRDIEVVGEAEDGAAAVTMARDTKPDVVLMDIRMPGRNGLDATKDIVADPRLSGVKVIVLTTFAEDAYVFDAIRNGASGFLVKDIEPVELVHAIRVVHGGDALLSPVVTRRLIEEFAARAKPPQPAKQIAALLDQLTEREREVVALVAAGLSNDEIAERLVVSPATAKTHVSRAMIKLAARDRAQVVVLAYESGLVRPGWTG
- a CDS encoding MFS transporter, giving the protein MSKVAAAETGSRPDQLRRVALASAVGTTIEWYDYFIYSTAAALVFGSQFFSTLEPASATLAAFATLGVGFLARPVGGIIWGHFGDRVGRKAMLIASLLLMGFATVGVGLLPTYDQIGLLAPVLLLVLRLLQGLSAGGEWGGAALMAVEHAPEGQRGKYGSYSQIGVPAGLILAQLVFVALGPLDDEQFASWGWRLPFLFSIVLVGVGLFIRLRIEESPVFTALRAENVRARVPMIDVLRERPRELLVASASFIANTAIGYVFLAYLLSYGTSVLKVDRTTMLLVVIIGSVSWLVSIVVSAQWSDRVGRKPVYLVGSVLLVVWPVPFFLLIDTRSTALMILAVIVLTIGLGASYGPQSALFAEMFDARYRYSGASFSYAVGAVLGGGFAPLIATALQTSTGTSLSVSAYMVVVAVISLVAVIGIRETRRV
- a CDS encoding TetR/AcrR family transcriptional regulator, whose protein sequence is MPTAPEPTGLSRRRRRLSDRETERRMLDTAVGMVNAAGLTVSLEHISLEEVIRDAGVARSAVYRRWPYKDLFFSDLLRELARAVAPASVAGRETGHAVLARVAAERLDRLETPEGRRSMLLELIRREQDFAVVHRSAEWRTYLALHATFLSLPDGDLRADVQAALTASERGFTTRIAAAWQEWAELFGFRLRPALGTGFEALASLVSAHFRGMVLMSPTSPDIVEAHIEADPFGTGETARWPVRAVALAGIALTFLEPDPDITWTEARVAAARDRVGAMARSHD
- a CDS encoding alpha/beta hydrolase family protein; this translates as MRPLEACLLAAVVPAFLVLVARLPGRARHVRALALLPLPVLAAQVLVEGARWQMIPAYVLSGLLALALPAQTRVRGGRAGTGVAVGLGVLALVVAIALPLAVPVFRFPHPTGPFAVGTQTYHWVDAARPDVFTTDPDDRRELVVQVWYPAEDDPSAPRAPYVADGHALAPLARLMRLPGSTFEYLDQVRTNAVAGAPVARGDVRYPVLLFSHGRGGYRQHNTAQVEELVSHGYVVAAIDHPHAAAGVAFPDGRQVDMDPRMLDRAFIDSVIPFLAQDAVFTLDRLTDLDRSDDVLAGRLDLDRVGMFGVSLGGAVTGETCKVEPRVRACLPIDVFLPADVVEQGLRQPVMWISRDAGTMRREGWSESDVEETHRTMRAVFDRLPGAGYIVLVPGMYHADFSDFPLFSPWLAKPLGLSGALDPHRARVIPDAYALAFFDRHLKGLPAPLLDAPSAQYPEVLFERRADPGRTNGPLVR
- a CDS encoding sensor histidine kinase; the encoded protein is MRTERRPNWWAGVLPTVVLPIAVAVFTVVGTGFAQRFGTGPRLLDPLGGILLLAGPAALVARRWNPPVVFAGIAAALLIYLAAGYPFGPVPLAAFVALGTTVGQGHRRAGYALAAVTFAGVLVVHVLRNPGTGFPLAGASAWLAWIAAIIAGAELWRARRERREQAKAAAAEAERRRGSEERLRIARDLHDVLGHHISLINVQAGVALYLMDDDPEQARSALTAIKQSSRELLREMRSTLGVLRGVDEEPPHQPVAGLARLDELVQATRAAGLPVTVEIGGEPRELPPSVDTAAYRIIQEALTNTRKHAGPARASVLLTYTEDGITVRIDDDGTGPAGSSDGGDGLPGMRERAAALGGTLTAGPRPGGGFRVDAHLLTTGGNR